Proteins from a genomic interval of Amycolatopsis sp. cg13:
- a CDS encoding alpha/beta hydrolase produces MSRDSYRTVRTPDGLRLASTLTEPDGSPRRAVLLVQGASVTREEGGFFTRLAQGLAEVDIASLRIDLPGHGESEGRQEDLSLFALLNVIRGSIEHLSSAVPGVRTSLAAASFSGGVAACYAAERPDDVERLVLFNPLLDYRGRFIDEKPAWSADGYLDDKGAADLKEQGYLGHGPGFRLGRAVLNEAFWFEARQNLRRITAPTLIVHGTKDTFVPVESSRAADRELTCGHRLIQLEGAQHGFAVHDDPKYADPQTQAWQRQVIREVQEWLR; encoded by the coding sequence ATGTCGCGCGACAGCTATCGGACAGTTCGTACACCGGACGGCCTCCGCCTGGCCAGCACCCTCACCGAGCCGGACGGAAGCCCTCGGCGCGCGGTGTTGCTCGTGCAAGGGGCGAGCGTCACCCGCGAGGAAGGCGGCTTCTTCACCCGCCTCGCCCAAGGTCTGGCCGAAGTCGACATAGCCTCTCTGAGAATCGACCTTCCCGGTCACGGCGAGAGCGAAGGGCGTCAAGAGGATCTCTCGCTTTTCGCTCTGCTCAACGTGATTCGCGGCAGCATCGAGCACTTGTCCAGCGCCGTCCCGGGCGTGCGCACCTCTCTCGCGGCGGCGAGTTTCTCCGGCGGCGTCGCGGCGTGCTACGCGGCCGAGCGGCCGGACGACGTCGAGCGGCTCGTTCTGTTCAACCCCCTCCTCGACTACCGCGGCCGGTTCATCGACGAGAAACCCGCGTGGTCGGCGGACGGCTACCTCGACGACAAGGGCGCCGCCGATCTCAAGGAGCAGGGCTATCTCGGGCACGGGCCGGGGTTCCGGCTCGGGCGGGCCGTGCTGAACGAGGCGTTTTGGTTCGAGGCACGGCAAAACCTGCGCCGCATCACCGCGCCGACGCTCATCGTGCACGGCACCAAGGACACTTTTGTTCCCGTCGAGTCGTCGCGCGCGGCCGACCGGGAGCTGACCTGCGGGCACCGGCTGATCCAGCTCGAAGGCGCGCAGCACGGCTTCGCGGTGCACGACGATCCGAAGTACGCCGATCCGCAAACGCAAGCCTGGCAACGACAGGTGATCCGCGAAGTACAGGAATGGCTTCGATAG
- a CDS encoding multiprotein-bridging factor 1 family protein, whose amino-acid sequence MGERREGLVRARKAANLTQEKLAALLPADEKSIRAWESGRSEPRPHRRDRLARLLRISPARLEELLREGTQADRRGPPSVLLPVIVDGRPVALPLDRATVAASVLGRLVPALGDAAPSAVPTTEWDVMSPLSRRSLLKNGLPVAALPALGIGSAEHVARALENPRRYMDKTVTHYFRRQLDQYKYEDGERGPAKTLPMTLGVLDIIDRIARDATADDQRDLLQIGSEGAEFAGWLYRDRRQMEDSLYWHDRAMEWAQAAGDNTMQGYILLKKAQVAYDERDPRRMLILTRAVRKGPWSLPHRLQAEAAQQEARAEAMLGASADQVNRKLDVAWKLLGDAGPIESPLGAHFNATLLNMQTAICYTEAGEPRRSVELYEKTLKETQFSRRDYGFFLSLMANSLALSGEPDQAAKTGLASAHRAAETNSRRTREELRRVVGVLKPWHNRPDVRELREALNS is encoded by the coding sequence ATGGGCGAACGGCGAGAAGGGCTTGTCCGGGCGCGCAAAGCGGCGAACCTGACGCAAGAAAAGCTCGCCGCGCTGCTCCCCGCGGACGAAAAGAGCATCCGGGCGTGGGAATCCGGCCGGTCCGAACCTCGTCCGCACCGGCGCGACCGGCTCGCCCGGCTTCTGCGCATCAGCCCCGCCCGGCTGGAGGAGCTGCTCCGGGAGGGCACGCAGGCAGACCGCCGGGGGCCGCCGAGCGTCTTGCTCCCCGTCATCGTGGACGGGCGGCCCGTCGCGCTGCCGCTGGACCGGGCCACGGTCGCGGCGAGCGTCCTCGGCCGGCTCGTGCCCGCCCTCGGCGACGCGGCCCCGTCAGCGGTTCCGACCACAGAATGGGACGTCATGAGCCCGCTCAGTCGCCGCTCGCTGCTCAAGAACGGCCTGCCGGTCGCGGCTTTGCCCGCGCTGGGAATAGGCAGCGCCGAGCACGTCGCGCGAGCGCTGGAGAATCCCCGGCGGTACATGGACAAAACCGTCACGCACTATTTCCGCAGACAGCTCGACCAGTACAAATACGAGGACGGCGAACGCGGTCCGGCCAAAACGCTTCCGATGACGCTCGGCGTGCTGGACATCATCGACCGCATCGCCCGCGACGCGACCGCCGACGATCAGCGGGATCTTCTGCAAATCGGTTCCGAGGGCGCGGAGTTCGCCGGATGGCTTTATCGGGACCGGCGGCAGATGGAAGACTCGCTGTACTGGCACGACCGCGCGATGGAATGGGCGCAGGCGGCGGGCGACAACACGATGCAGGGCTACATTCTGCTCAAAAAAGCCCAGGTCGCCTACGACGAACGCGACCCGCGCCGGATGCTCATCCTCACCCGGGCGGTGCGCAAGGGCCCCTGGTCGCTGCCCCATCGGCTCCAGGCCGAGGCCGCCCAGCAGGAAGCCCGCGCGGAGGCGATGCTCGGCGCGTCGGCCGACCAGGTGAACCGGAAACTCGACGTCGCGTGGAAACTGCTCGGCGACGCCGGGCCGATCGAATCGCCGCTGGGCGCGCACTTCAACGCGACTCTTCTGAATATGCAAACCGCCATCTGCTACACCGAAGCGGGCGAGCCGCGGCGGTCGGTCGAACTGTACGAGAAGACGTTGAAGGAAACCCAATTCTCCCGTCGCGACTACGGGTTCTTCCTGTCTCTCATGGCGAACTCGCTCGCCCTTTCCGGCGAACCGGACCAAGCCGCCAAAACCGGCCTCGCTTCCGCTCATCGCGCGGCGGAAACGAACTCCCGCCGCACGAGAGAAGAACTCCGGCGGGTCGTCGGAGTGCTCAAGCCGTGGCATAACCGTCCCGATGTACGGGAATTGCGCGAGGCGCTCAACAGCTGA
- a CDS encoding MarR family winged helix-turn-helix transcriptional regulator translates to MTRLDLAEIDLATLAWLAGSSANRAILAELHEAGHPGVRNSHGYVVQHLIDRAPTVSELAGLLGVTQQAASKHLLELERLGYVERVPDPADSRVRRAQLTDRGRQLINDSRRIRKQLDERLTRSAGKDAAEAARLALARLLDVTGGTADVIARRAALPSE, encoded by the coding sequence GTGACCCGACTGGACCTGGCCGAAATCGACCTCGCCACCCTCGCTTGGCTGGCGGGCAGTTCCGCGAACCGGGCGATCCTGGCCGAGTTGCACGAGGCGGGCCACCCCGGCGTGCGCAACTCCCACGGATACGTCGTCCAGCACCTCATCGACCGCGCGCCGACAGTCTCCGAACTCGCCGGCCTTCTCGGCGTCACCCAGCAGGCGGCCTCGAAGCACCTTCTCGAACTGGAGCGGCTCGGCTACGTCGAGAGAGTGCCGGATCCCGCCGACAGCCGAGTGCGACGCGCCCAGCTCACCGACCGCGGTCGGCAGCTCATCAACGACAGCCGCCGGATCCGGAAGCAGCTGGACGAGCGGCTGACGAGATCCGCGGGCAAGGACGCGGCCGAAGCGGCCCGGCTAGCCCTGGCTCGCCTGCTCGACGTGACCGGCGGAACCGCGGACGTGATCGCGCGTCGTGCCGCTCTGCCCAGCGAATAG
- a CDS encoding nuclear transport factor 2 family protein: MADDPVALATSLLRALEAGQCGEDLRKHFAPTASTVEHPNRLNPEGARANLDQMLAASEAGAGLMSSQRYDVRSAVAAGGTAILRLTWSGVIARDAGPFRRGDELVAHIAQFVETADGVIASIETFDCYEPFDL, encoded by the coding sequence ATGGCTGACGATCCAGTTGCCCTTGCGACCTCCCTGCTGCGGGCACTTGAAGCCGGGCAGTGCGGCGAGGATCTCCGGAAGCACTTCGCTCCGACGGCGTCGACCGTCGAACATCCGAACCGGCTCAACCCCGAGGGCGCCCGCGCGAACCTGGACCAGATGCTCGCGGCGTCGGAGGCCGGTGCCGGGTTGATGTCCAGCCAGCGGTACGACGTGCGCTCGGCCGTGGCGGCAGGGGGCACTGCGATCCTTCGCCTCACGTGGAGCGGGGTGATCGCGCGTGACGCGGGCCCTTTCCGTCGCGGCGACGAACTCGTCGCGCACATTGCCCAATTCGTCGAAACCGCCGACGGCGTGATCGCTTCAATCGAGACCTTCGACTGCTACGAACCATTCGACCTTTAA
- a CDS encoding sigma-70 family RNA polymerase sigma factor — translation MDDALARRFEDERPRLHALAYRMLGSAAEAEDVVQESWLRLVRTSGVDNLGGWLTTVVSRLCLDALRARRATPVSSVPDAAGGTVPEDEILLAGEVGRALLVVLDRLAPPERVAFVLHDLFAVPFDAVGPILDRTPATAKKLASRARLRVSGEPAVPAVELAEHRAVVTAFLSAARGGDMATLLTVLAPDVVRVTDPAMLPPGAAAVLRGADEVAQGTKLFAGNARLAELALIDGDVGLVLAPAGRLVGVLKIEVRGGLLRAYEVVVSAERLAGMEIAVLSREAV, via the coding sequence ATGGACGACGCACTGGCGCGGCGCTTCGAAGACGAGCGCCCGCGGCTGCACGCGCTGGCCTACCGCATGCTGGGTTCCGCGGCCGAGGCCGAGGACGTCGTGCAGGAGTCGTGGCTGCGCTTGGTCCGGACGTCCGGCGTCGACAACCTCGGCGGCTGGCTGACCACCGTCGTGTCGCGGCTGTGCCTGGACGCGCTGCGGGCCCGCCGGGCAACGCCGGTCTCTTCCGTGCCCGATGCCGCCGGTGGCACTGTCCCCGAGGACGAGATCCTGCTGGCCGGGGAGGTCGGACGCGCGCTGCTGGTGGTCCTCGACCGGCTGGCCCCGCCCGAACGGGTGGCCTTCGTGCTGCACGACCTGTTCGCGGTGCCGTTCGACGCGGTCGGGCCGATCCTCGACCGGACGCCGGCTACGGCGAAGAAACTCGCCAGCCGCGCGCGGTTGCGGGTGAGTGGGGAGCCTGCGGTGCCTGCCGTTGAACTGGCCGAGCACCGGGCGGTGGTGACGGCGTTCCTGTCCGCGGCTCGGGGCGGGGATATGGCGACGTTGCTGACTGTGCTGGCTCCGGATGTCGTCCGGGTTACCGATCCGGCGATGCTTCCGCCAGGTGCTGCTGCTGTGTTGCGTGGGGCGGACGAGGTTGCGCAGGGGACGAAGCTGTTCGCGGGGAACGCGCGGCTGGCCGAGCTGGCGTTGATCGACGGGGATGTCGGATTGGTGCTCGCTCCGGCTGGGCGACTGGTGGGGGTGCTGAAGATCGAGGTTCGCGGGGGTTTGCTCCGGGCGTATGAAGTGGTGGTGAGTGCCGAGCGGTTGGCGGGGATGGAGATCGCGGTGCTTTCTCGCGAGGCTGTATAG
- a CDS encoding FMN-dependent NADH-azoreductase, whose amino-acid sequence MTVMLAPLLHVDSSADREASVSRQLGTLFADEWRSGGGTVRHRDVSADPVPPLKEAYARLGRRVERKGVLSLEDIATLIADDDEQREWELTLPLINEVREARAVLLGVPMYNFGVPATLKAWIDRISFPGVFVDPETGRKLLADKDFVVVNARGGGYGPGTPREKFEFQESYLRAYLGDKGVERLTFVSQEFTRVGDVPALDGFEDLAAASRAAARSQVIETAQRLIR is encoded by the coding sequence ATGACCGTCATGCTAGCGCCCCTGCTGCACGTGGATTCGAGCGCCGACCGCGAGGCGTCAGTGAGCAGGCAGCTGGGCACATTGTTCGCCGACGAGTGGCGCAGCGGCGGCGGAACCGTGCGCCACCGTGACGTTTCCGCTGATCCGGTGCCGCCGTTGAAGGAGGCGTACGCGCGGCTCGGCCGCCGAGTGGAACGCAAAGGCGTGCTGTCGCTGGAAGACATCGCGACGCTGATCGCGGACGACGACGAACAGCGCGAATGGGAGCTGACCCTGCCGCTGATCAACGAGGTGCGCGAAGCCCGCGCCGTGCTGCTCGGCGTGCCGATGTACAACTTCGGCGTGCCCGCGACGCTCAAGGCGTGGATCGACCGGATCAGTTTCCCGGGTGTGTTCGTCGACCCGGAGACCGGCCGAAAGCTGCTGGCGGACAAGGACTTCGTGGTCGTCAACGCGCGAGGCGGCGGATACGGCCCGGGCACGCCGCGCGAGAAGTTCGAGTTCCAGGAGTCCTATCTGCGCGCTTACCTCGGCGACAAAGGCGTCGAGCGGCTGACGTTCGTGTCCCAGGAGTTCACCCGGGTCGGCGACGTTCCGGCGCTGGACGGGTTCGAAGACCTGGCCGCCGCGTCGCGCGCGGCGGCCAGGTCTCAGGTCATCGAAACCGCCCAGCGGCTCATCCGGTGA
- a CDS encoding exo 1,3/1,4-beta-D-glucan glucohydrolase, translating to MARPPRSPRTRNRVALAALVLLGGLVPAQAAHAAPPRQPDAGPPALDRNGCARIENSVPQLADWPKVRSAMPQNPVDERRIKQIVSGMSLEEKVGQMTQPEIAAITPAEVTQYSIGSVLNGGGSWPGGNKHASQQDWLKLADSYWDAAKATRAKIPVIWGIDAVHGNNNVYGSTVFPQNIALGAAHDPCLVRDVENSTARQIRSTGQDWAFAPTLAVVQDDRWGRTYEGFSEDPRITRAYGYEAMNGLQAGARLRIGPNGVIGTAKHFIGDGGTTNGQDQGVNASSEADMINLHGQGYYGALAAGAQTVMASFNSWTNPDLGINEGKIHGSDKVLNQILKGKMGFDGLVVSDWNGIGQVSGCTNASCPRAINAGIDVVMVPNDWKAFIANTVAQVRGGEIPMSRIDDAVTRILRVKLRAGLFEERKPSQRWYAGSSDALTDKELAREAVRKSQTLLKNNGNVLPLARNAKVLVVGKSADSIQNQTGGWTLTWQGTGNTNADFPGATSILAGLKEDLANVTFDPTGTVDPKGYDAVIAVVGETPYAEGVGDLQRKSLEAAKLYPEDLALLDKVSGKGTPVVTVYVSGRPLYVNKELNRSDAFVAAWLPGTEGGGVADMLVRGKDRGGYHGKLSYSWPKSACQTPLNPWSPGYDPLFALGYGLTSHQRTTVGKLDETEGPARCGSTGGGGTATEDLPIYDRTDVAPYKSFIGSASNWGGTEIGPGGTASHPEINVVPADVNVQGDGLKATWTGTGAAQLYSQHPGGTDDLRGYLNADGALEFDVIVHSPPVNRTVVSLHCVYPCSSEVNATKLFGDLPAGQKSTVKIPLSCFASGLDFESVDTPFLVYTDGAFSASFANVRWSPGGAKDLDARKCSDLTG from the coding sequence ATGGCCAGACCTCCTCGCTCCCCGCGCACCCGGAACCGGGTCGCCCTTGCCGCGCTCGTCCTCCTCGGCGGGCTCGTCCCCGCCCAGGCCGCGCACGCCGCTCCCCCGCGCCAGCCGGACGCCGGCCCGCCCGCGTTGGACCGGAATGGCTGTGCCCGCATCGAAAACTCGGTGCCCCAGCTGGCCGACTGGCCGAAGGTGCGCAGCGCGATGCCGCAGAACCCGGTCGACGAACGGCGGATCAAGCAGATCGTCTCCGGCATGTCGCTGGAGGAAAAAGTCGGGCAGATGACCCAGCCCGAGATCGCCGCGATCACGCCGGCTGAGGTGACCCAGTACTCCATCGGGTCCGTGCTCAACGGCGGCGGCTCGTGGCCGGGCGGGAACAAGCACGCCAGCCAGCAGGACTGGCTCAAGCTCGCGGATTCCTATTGGGACGCGGCGAAGGCCACGAGGGCAAAGATTCCGGTAATTTGGGGCATAGATGCCGTGCACGGAAACAACAATGTGTACGGCTCCACCGTTTTCCCGCAGAACATCGCGCTCGGCGCGGCGCACGACCCGTGCCTGGTGCGCGACGTCGAAAACTCCACGGCGCGGCAGATCCGCTCGACCGGTCAGGACTGGGCGTTCGCGCCGACGCTCGCCGTCGTGCAGGACGACCGCTGGGGCCGTACCTACGAGGGCTTCTCCGAGGACCCGCGCATCACGCGCGCCTACGGATACGAGGCCATGAACGGCCTGCAGGCCGGTGCGCGGCTGCGGATCGGCCCGAACGGCGTGATCGGCACCGCCAAGCACTTCATCGGCGACGGCGGCACCACCAACGGCCAGGACCAGGGCGTCAACGCTTCGTCTGAAGCGGACATGATCAACCTGCACGGCCAGGGCTACTACGGCGCGCTCGCCGCGGGCGCGCAGACGGTCATGGCGTCGTTCAACAGCTGGACCAACCCCGACCTCGGCATCAACGAGGGCAAGATCCACGGCAGCGACAAGGTCCTCAACCAGATCCTCAAGGGCAAGATGGGCTTCGACGGCCTGGTCGTGTCGGACTGGAACGGCATCGGCCAGGTGTCCGGCTGCACCAACGCCAGCTGCCCGCGCGCGATCAACGCGGGCATCGACGTCGTGATGGTGCCGAACGACTGGAAAGCCTTCATCGCCAACACGGTCGCGCAGGTGCGCGGCGGCGAGATCCCGATGTCCCGCATCGACGACGCCGTCACCCGGATCCTGCGGGTCAAGCTGCGCGCCGGGCTGTTCGAGGAGCGCAAGCCGTCGCAGCGCTGGTACGCCGGTTCGTCGGACGCGCTCACGGACAAGGAGCTCGCGCGCGAAGCGGTGCGCAAGTCGCAGACGTTGCTGAAGAACAACGGCAACGTGCTTCCCTTGGCGCGCAACGCGAAGGTGCTGGTGGTCGGCAAGAGCGCGGACAGCATCCAGAACCAGACCGGCGGCTGGACGCTGACCTGGCAGGGCACCGGGAACACCAACGCGGACTTCCCTGGAGCCACTTCGATCCTCGCTGGACTTAAGGAGGATCTCGCCAACGTCACGTTCGATCCCACTGGCACCGTCGACCCGAAGGGTTACGACGCTGTCATCGCTGTCGTCGGCGAAACTCCGTACGCGGAAGGCGTCGGCGATCTGCAGCGGAAGAGCCTTGAAGCGGCGAAGCTGTATCCGGAAGACCTTGCGCTGCTGGACAAAGTCAGCGGCAAGGGCACGCCGGTGGTGACTGTGTATGTCAGCGGCCGTCCGCTGTACGTCAACAAGGAGCTCAACCGTTCCGACGCGTTCGTCGCCGCGTGGCTGCCCGGCACTGAAGGCGGCGGTGTCGCGGACATGCTGGTGCGCGGCAAGGACCGCGGCGGATACCACGGCAAGCTGTCCTATTCGTGGCCGAAGAGCGCGTGCCAGACGCCGCTCAACCCCTGGAGTCCCGGCTACGACCCGCTGTTCGCACTCGGTTACGGCCTCACCTCGCACCAGCGGACCACCGTCGGCAAGCTCGACGAAACCGAAGGCCCCGCCCGCTGCGGGTCGACCGGAGGCGGCGGCACCGCGACCGAGGACCTGCCGATCTACGACCGCACGGATGTCGCACCGTACAAGAGTTTCATCGGCTCGGCGTCGAACTGGGGCGGCACCGAGATCGGTCCCGGCGGCACCGCTTCGCACCCGGAGATCAATGTGGTGCCGGCCGACGTCAACGTCCAGGGCGACGGCCTGAAAGCGACGTGGACCGGCACGGGCGCGGCGCAGCTGTATTCGCAGCATCCCGGCGGCACCGATGATCTGCGCGGGTACCTGAACGCCGACGGCGCGCTCGAGTTCGACGTGATCGTGCATTCGCCGCCGGTCAACCGGACGGTGGTCAGCCTGCACTGCGTCTACCCGTGCTCGTCCGAGGTCAACGCCACGAAGCTGTTCGGCGATCTGCCTGCCGGGCAGAAGTCGACAGTGAAGATCCCGTTGTCCTGCTTCGCGAGCGGGCTGGACTTCGAGAGCGTCGACACGCCGTTCCTCGTCTACACCGACGGCGCGTTCTCCGCGTCGTTCGCGAACGTCCGGTGGTCGCCGGGCGGGGCGAAGGACCTGGACGCGCGCAAGTGCTCCGACCTCACCGGATGA